The genomic window GAGGTGTGAGAAGGACTGACCAGAGAGGCCAGCCTCTTGGGGGTGAGCAGCAGCTCAGTGGGGTTCTCTGGCAGGCACTTCTTCCCTTTGCCTCCACAAGTCAAGTTAACAAGGATGTTGTTGTCATCGGGCAGGCTACTAACTTCATCATCTGGCAGGCACGTCTCAAACCTGCAGAAAGGACAGACAATGACACCTTGTGGGGAGTCCCCAAAGTCTATGATTTTGTAGAGGCATTTGGCACAAACCCTATGACAacactccagcactttgggtttCCTCTGTTTCAGATTGTATCGATTGTAACAGATTTTGCACTCGAGCTCATCAGAGGCCTGAGACTCCGCAGGGTCTTCGGGAGGTTGACTAGCCATCTTGAATTATGTGTGCAATCTTCTGCCAGGTGGGTCTTGTTGAAGAATGGCTTTGATTAAGGTGCCCCTCTGAATATCATATCATCCAAATCTGGCAGCAACACAAAAAGGCAGGACAAgtagtgaaagaaaccagaagtCTTCCAGGCATTTTCAACTTCTGCATataactctgtctcaaatgcATATTTATAAAGGCCACATGAAGAATCTGTAAAGAAGAAGAGAGATTCTAATATAATGAACAGTTCGTTGAAAAGGTGTTTCTGAAAAGTGCTTTATGGAATTTTCTGAGCTTCAAGGATTAGAAGCAATAAACTTAGAAGGTTAAATCCCCTTCATCTTTTCACATACTTCTGTCATCAGAACAGGAAAGTGTTATCTCCATGCTTAGCTGTTTCAGTCAACAAGCATGATAGTGAAGAAAGAGTTAAGAATCCTAATGGGTGTAAAGGACAGTGTAGAGCTAGCTATGTGCTCTAGAACATACTTTAGTCTAGATACAAGAGATTTTCACTCTGAAACTTGTAACAAATTCTGGCCTCTGAAAACAGAATGGGACATGTATCGGAAACAGAAGACTAATTCGAGTATTGCTGGTGTAAATACCAGGTGTCTAAATACCATCAATAGTGCTCATGAATACACAAAAGGGAATATTAAGgacaaatgttaaaaatgtgttttcagaGAGTGCTTTGATAGAGATAAGAGCATATTTAAGTAGAGCAGACTGTTCTTACCTTCTCAGTGTAAAGAAATCTGTTATATAAAAGCCTTTATTGTTTGACTattccatttcaattttttttgtttcaatgcCAGTCTTGAAAACCACAGCTGTGCATATACATTCACTAAAGGAAGAATGAGGCATGTAACACCCAATATAAGCACTATAAACAAGTCAAGTCTAAGTCCCAAGAAAGAGAACTAAATACAGATAAAACATGCATAGCTATGTCTCTAGACATGAAGAAATCACTTGTGCATGGCTATCAATAAATACTCAACATTCACTTACTCATCTACTTTATTTCACACAAACTCTTTAGTAAAAGGAAAGTGTAATACAATCTACAGTCCTTACTATTACTATTGCTATTACTGGTTATTACTGGCTTTGGACAAATGGCTGAAGGTTAATTTCATATGCACAGTCAGTTTTCAATTTTCAGTACTAATGGAAGGAAGCAGTGTTAATAGAAaatctccaaattattttttttttttttttttttttttgagacggagtctcagtctgtcgcccaggctggagtgcagtggccggatctcagctcactgcaagctccgcctcccgggttcacgccattctcctgcctcagcctcccgagtagctgggactacaggcgcccgccgcctcgcccggctagttttttgtattttttagtagagacggggtttcactgggttagccaggatggtctcgatctcctgacctcgtgatccgccggtctcggcctcccaaagtgctgggattacaggcttgagccaccgtgcccggcctgaaaatctccaaattatttttaactagcTTTAATATATGTGGTATTTTTGGTAGCTGATTCACCTTAAATTATGTTTGGcttagaaaaatatcaaaatgtatttgattttctgagCACATCTCCAAGCAATAATAGCAAAAAGCTGTCATAACAGCTCTGAGGGCAGAGAGTAACTGCTAGACATTTAAATTTGCTATGGATCATACTGCACTAACAGAGAAAGGCAGTGGGTAGCTGAAtctggataattttaaaaatcattaatagTTGACTTATTAATacatattgtcttcattttaagactttaatttttaatcGACTTCCTATTCTACAAGAATGTGTAATGGACAGCAGTGGCAAGATGTATACTTGGTGGCAAAAAGACGTCAATCTATAGAATCTCTGGTAACCAAAAATGTTggtaggattttttaaaatatagtatatgtatGCCTGTATTTCAAAACTGCTACCATGACCCAATCTCTATGCATCCAGCgtaacacacaaaaaagatatacagacaCAAACATCaagtcttctctctcctttccttccgtGTGCCCTAATTTTCCT from Macaca fascicularis isolate 582-1 chromosome 4, T2T-MFA8v1.1 includes these protein-coding regions:
- the RNF182 gene encoding E3 ubiquitin-protein ligase RNF182; this translates as MASQPPEDPAESQASDELECKICYNRYNLKQRKPKVLECCHRVCAKCLYKIIDFGDSPQGVIVCPFCRFETCLPDDEVSSLPDDNNILVNLTCGGKGKKCLPENPTELLLTPKRLASLVSPSHTSSNCLVITIMEVQRESSPSLSSTPVVEFYRPASFDSVTTVSHNWTVWNCTSLLFQTSIRVLVWLLGLLYFSSLPLGIYLLVSKKVTLGVVFVSLVPSSLVILMVYGFCQCVCHEFLDCMAPPS